The following DNA comes from Anopheles arabiensis isolate DONGOLA chromosome 3, AaraD3, whole genome shotgun sequence.
CTCGTGGTAtagtcatcaactcgtacgacctaacaacatacccatcatgggttcaagaccCAAATGGGGATCGGTCCTcgaaggactgactatccaaCGCCCTAAGGCCAAGACCACTAAGGCTGCACTGGTAGGCCTTGAGCGACAaaggttgttgtgccaaaaaataagaagacgaagaagacgaagaagacgaagatgaaaaagacgaagaagacgaagatgaaaaagacgaagaagacgaagatgaaaaagacgaagaagacgcagaagacgaagaaaaagaagaagcagatgaagaagacgaagaagacgaagaagacgaagaaaacgaagaagaagaagaagaagaagaagaagaagaagaagaagaagaagacgaagaagaagaagaagacgaagaagaagaagaagacgaagaaaacgaagaagaagaagaagaagaagaagaagaagaagaagaagaagaagaagaagaagaagaagaagaagaagaagaa
Coding sequences within:
- the LOC120899585 gene encoding uncharacterized protein DDB_G0271670-like, coding for SSSSSSSSSSSSSSSSSSSSSSSFSSSSLSSFSSSSSSSSSSSSSSSSSSSSSSSSSSSSSSSSSSSSSSSSSSSSSSSSSSSSSSSSSSSSFSSSSSSSSSSSSSSSSSSSSSSSSSSSSSSFSSSSSSSSSSSSASSFSSSSASSSSFSSSSSSSFSSSSSSSFSSSSSSSSSSSSMSSLSSGKIAPTNSQLNFINAAR